One Gloeothece verrucosa PCC 7822 DNA window includes the following coding sequences:
- a CDS encoding AAA family ATPase, giving the protein MRENILALKDNLSLSIVGKSEAIDLVLVALLSGGHALLEDVPGVGKTLLAKSLARSINGQFQRIQCTPDLLPTDVTGTNIWNPSTREFEFLPGPAFTNVLLADEINRATPRTQSALLEVMEEKQITVDGQTRRVPQPFFVIATQNPIEYQGTFPLPEAQMDRFTLSLSLGYPSELEELQMLQKHLSHPVIEELEPCISLEQVKDLQKLVSEVKVTRELQQYILNLVRATREYEEISLGISPRGTIILQKAAQALAFLRDRDYVIPDDVKFLAPHVFSHRLIPASGRNARTIVKKMLDSVAIEKVLI; this is encoded by the coding sequence ATGAGAGAAAACATCCTCGCCCTTAAAGATAACCTAAGTCTGAGTATAGTAGGTAAAAGTGAAGCAATTGACCTGGTTTTGGTGGCCCTACTCAGTGGCGGTCATGCGCTTTTAGAAGATGTGCCGGGTGTGGGTAAAACCTTACTCGCTAAATCTTTAGCTCGCTCTATTAATGGTCAATTTCAACGCATACAATGCACACCCGACTTATTACCAACCGATGTCACAGGAACCAATATTTGGAACCCTAGCACCCGAGAATTTGAATTTTTGCCGGGTCCGGCTTTTACCAATGTCCTGCTGGCGGATGAAATTAACCGCGCCACTCCTCGCACTCAGTCGGCCTTATTAGAAGTCATGGAAGAAAAACAAATTACGGTGGATGGACAAACCCGCCGAGTCCCTCAACCGTTTTTTGTCATCGCTACCCAAAACCCCATTGAGTATCAAGGGACTTTTCCTTTACCCGAAGCGCAGATGGACCGTTTTACCCTCTCCCTCAGTTTAGGGTATCCTTCTGAGCTAGAGGAATTACAGATGCTACAAAAACATCTGAGTCACCCAGTTATTGAGGAGTTAGAGCCTTGTATTTCCCTCGAACAGGTGAAGGACTTACAAAAATTGGTCAGTGAGGTGAAAGTCACCCGAGAGCTACAACAATATATCCTCAATTTGGTGAGAGCAACCCGTGAATATGAAGAGATTTCCTTGGGTATTAGTCCCCGAGGAACCATTATCTTACAAAAAGCGGCTCAAGCTTTGGCCTTTTTGAGAGATAGAGATTATGTTATTCCTGATGATGTCAAATTTTTGGCACCTCATGTCTTTTCTCATCGTCTTATTCCGGCAAGTGGGCGTAATGCTCGCACTATCGTTAAGAAAATGTTAGATTCTGTCGCGATAGAAAAAGTCCTGATTTAG
- a CDS encoding low-redox potential cytochrome — MLNLLGFHRSLKRSQLTGNLGVRKKGLLLLSLLLMGFWSMALGIGIARAINHSTDTGSPLSLTNRDPSLLASSILERYKTAQQLYIDTCSGCHIPISPSVLPSESWKSILEKPDRHYGTSVDMIRITQVLLWEYLATFSRPVSRDEPVPLYISQSRYFKALHPRVDLPKPSTLKTCVTCHPRAQQYDYQTLSPEWDNAP, encoded by the coding sequence ATGTTGAATTTGCTCGGGTTTCACCGCTCTCTAAAACGCTCTCAATTAACCGGTAACTTAGGAGTTAGAAAAAAAGGTTTATTGCTCTTGTCTTTACTTTTAATGGGTTTTTGGAGTATGGCTTTAGGGATAGGTATTGCTAGAGCCATTAATCATTCTACTGATACCGGTTCGCCGCTTTCTCTGACCAACCGTGACCCTTCTTTATTGGCGAGTTCCATTTTGGAACGTTATAAAACGGCTCAACAATTGTATATTGATACTTGTTCGGGTTGTCATATTCCCATTTCTCCTAGTGTTTTACCTTCAGAAAGTTGGAAGTCTATTTTAGAAAAACCCGATAGACATTATGGAACTTCTGTGGATATGATTCGCATTACTCAAGTGTTACTTTGGGAATATTTGGCCACCTTTTCTCGCCCGGTATCAAGAGATGAACCCGTGCCACTATATATCTCTCAATCTCGTTATTTTAAAGCGCTTCATCCTCGGGTAGATTTACCGAAACCTTCTACGCTTAAAACTTGTGTGACTTGTCATCCTAGGGCACAACAATACGATTATCAAACCTTGTCTCCTGAGTGGGATAATGCGCCTTAA
- a CDS encoding thiol-disulfide oxidoreductase DCC family protein gives MKYHVIYDGNCNLCSNFVQLLEQFDQGQLFDYIPMQDETTLQQFAISAADCNMGMILIDPNNTRRWQGSDAAEEIISLLPMGKLFIDTYRLLPGMKWIGDRSYEQIRDNRYSWFGKRAATYHSAYPFGCRVEGNG, from the coding sequence ATGAAATATCACGTTATTTATGATGGAAACTGTAATCTTTGTAGCAACTTTGTTCAACTCTTAGAACAATTTGATCAAGGACAGTTATTTGACTACATTCCCATGCAAGATGAAACCACTTTACAACAATTTGCCATTAGTGCGGCTGATTGTAATATGGGGATGATTTTAATTGATCCTAATAATACTCGTCGTTGGCAGGGAAGTGACGCGGCTGAAGAAATCATCAGTCTGTTACCGATGGGTAAGCTGTTTATTGATACATATCGCCTTTTACCGGGGATGAAATGGATCGGCGACCGCAGTTACGAACAAATACGAGATAATCGTTATAGTTGGTTTGGCAAACGAGCGGCTACTTACCATTCTGCTTATCCGTTTGGTTGTCGCGTGGAGGGGAATGGTTAG
- the pruA gene encoding L-glutamate gamma-semialdehyde dehydrogenase: MVVQINPQQNYEAKTQAIAKELLVQTREKKGLLAQLQDQMRWDDKLLGWAMANPNLRVQLFRFIDTLPALQSNAEIANHLQQYMGEESVELPGALKGILNFTDAHSAPAQLAAVTISKAVETLARKYIAGEDLAQVTKTVERLRKEKMGFTIDLLGEAVITEVETRVYLQSYLDLMEHLVKESQKWSKISEIDEADGEALPKVQVSVKLTAFYSQFDPFDPTGSKEKVCERIRILLRRAKELGVAVHFDMEQYVYKELTLAILKELLLEEEFKTRSDIGVTIQAYLRDSQNDLKDLIEWAKRRGYPITVRLVKGAYWDQETITSRQNHWPQPVYNQKAASDVNFENLTQLLLENHQYIYSAIGSHNVRSQAHAIAIAESLNVPRRCFEMQVLYGMGDQLAKALVKRGHRVRVYAPYGNLLPGMAYLIRRLLENTANSSFLRQNLEERPADELIAAPVVQEENEYTSKNGQFPNAADTDYADEILRTKAKQALVQVRNSLGKTYLPLINGEYVQSETLIDSVNPSNPQEIVGKIGLISVEQAEEALMAAKAAFPDWKKRSVRERAGILRKAAEIMERRRHELSAWVCLEVGKIIKQADAEISEAIDFCRYYASEMERLDQGHNYDVAGETNRYIYQPRGIALVISPWNFPFAIAVGMTVAALVAGNCTLLKPAETSSVIAAKISEILVEAGIPKGVFQYVPGKGSQVGAYMVKHPDVHLIAFTGSREVGCRIYTDASIVQPGQKHLKRVIAEMGGKNAIIVDESADLDQAVVGTVYSAFGYSGQKCSACSRVIVLESVYEHFMERFVEATRSLNVGAADQPSTEVGPVIDATAQRRIKEYIEKGKQEAEIALEREAPESGYFVGPTIFKNVSSNAVIAQEEIFGPVVAVTKVKNFDEALAVANGTEFALTGGLYSRTPEHIKRAYEEFEVGNLYINRGITGAIVARQPFGGFKLSGVGSKAGGPDYLLQFLEPRHISENIQRQGFAPIEGAE; this comes from the coding sequence GTGGTAGTACAAATTAACCCGCAACAAAACTACGAAGCCAAAACCCAGGCAATCGCCAAAGAACTATTAGTCCAAACAAGGGAGAAAAAAGGACTATTAGCACAACTACAAGATCAGATGCGGTGGGATGACAAACTCTTGGGGTGGGCAATGGCCAACCCTAACTTACGGGTTCAATTATTCCGCTTCATTGATACACTACCAGCCCTACAAAGTAACGCTGAAATTGCTAACCATTTACAACAATATATGGGCGAGGAATCCGTAGAACTGCCGGGTGCGCTCAAAGGAATATTAAACTTTACCGATGCTCATTCTGCGCCGGCTCAACTGGCCGCAGTAACCATCAGTAAAGCAGTAGAAACCTTGGCCAGAAAATATATCGCCGGAGAAGACTTAGCCCAGGTGACCAAGACAGTAGAGCGGCTCAGAAAAGAGAAAATGGGCTTTACCATAGATTTACTCGGAGAAGCCGTTATTACCGAAGTAGAAACGCGAGTCTACTTACAAAGCTATCTAGATTTAATGGAACATCTAGTCAAAGAATCTCAGAAGTGGTCTAAAATCTCTGAAATAGATGAAGCCGATGGCGAAGCTTTACCGAAAGTACAGGTATCGGTAAAATTAACCGCCTTCTATTCACAATTCGATCCCTTTGATCCCACCGGCAGTAAAGAAAAAGTCTGTGAACGTATCCGTATATTATTACGCCGCGCCAAAGAATTAGGGGTAGCCGTTCACTTTGATATGGAACAATATGTCTATAAAGAATTAACCCTAGCCATATTAAAAGAATTATTACTCGAAGAAGAGTTTAAAACTCGTAGCGATATCGGCGTAACGATCCAAGCCTATTTAAGAGATTCCCAAAACGATTTAAAAGACTTAATAGAATGGGCAAAACGACGGGGTTATCCCATTACTGTGCGCCTAGTTAAGGGCGCATACTGGGACCAAGAGACGATTACATCGAGACAAAACCACTGGCCTCAACCCGTCTATAACCAAAAAGCCGCTAGTGATGTAAACTTTGAAAACCTCACTCAACTATTACTGGAAAATCATCAATATATATATAGTGCTATAGGTAGTCATAACGTCCGCTCTCAAGCTCATGCTATCGCCATCGCAGAAAGTTTAAACGTGCCGCGTCGTTGCTTCGAGATGCAGGTGTTATACGGCATGGGCGATCAACTGGCTAAAGCCTTAGTAAAACGAGGTCATCGGGTGAGAGTCTATGCTCCCTATGGAAACTTATTACCCGGCATGGCTTATCTGATTCGTCGTTTGTTAGAAAACACCGCCAATAGTTCCTTCCTCAGACAGAATCTAGAAGAACGTCCCGCAGACGAATTAATTGCTGCTCCTGTGGTGCAAGAAGAAAACGAATATACTAGCAAAAATGGGCAATTCCCCAATGCCGCCGATACCGACTATGCAGATGAAATCTTAAGAACCAAAGCTAAACAAGCCTTAGTTCAAGTGCGGAACTCGCTAGGAAAGACTTATTTACCTCTAATTAACGGGGAATATGTTCAAAGCGAAACCCTAATAGACTCGGTTAACCCCTCTAACCCGCAAGAAATAGTAGGCAAAATAGGCTTAATTTCCGTTGAACAGGCAGAAGAAGCCCTCATGGCAGCAAAAGCGGCCTTTCCGGACTGGAAAAAAAGGTCAGTCAGAGAAAGAGCCGGCATCTTACGAAAAGCCGCCGAAATCATGGAAAGACGGCGACATGAACTATCGGCGTGGGTTTGTTTAGAAGTGGGGAAAATCATCAAACAAGCCGACGCAGAAATTTCAGAAGCGATCGATTTTTGCCGCTATTATGCCTCGGAAATGGAAAGATTAGACCAAGGACATAACTATGATGTAGCCGGAGAAACCAACCGTTATATTTATCAACCGCGCGGCATCGCCTTAGTGATCTCTCCTTGGAACTTCCCCTTCGCTATCGCCGTAGGTATGACCGTAGCGGCATTAGTGGCGGGTAACTGTACCCTCTTAAAACCCGCCGAAACCTCTTCGGTGATAGCGGCTAAGATTAGCGAAATTTTAGTCGAAGCAGGTATTCCTAAAGGCGTGTTTCAATATGTGCCCGGCAAGGGTTCTCAAGTGGGTGCTTATATGGTGAAACATCCCGACGTGCATTTAATAGCCTTTACGGGTTCTCGGGAAGTGGGATGCCGCATTTATACCGATGCTTCCATCGTCCAACCCGGACAAAAACATCTCAAACGAGTGATCGCTGAAATGGGCGGGAAAAATGCCATTATTGTAGATGAAAGTGCTGATCTCGATCAGGCAGTAGTAGGAACCGTTTATTCGGCGTTTGGCTATAGTGGACAAAAATGTTCTGCTTGTTCTCGGGTGATTGTTTTAGAGTCCGTCTATGAGCATTTTATGGAACGATTTGTCGAAGCAACGCGATCGCTCAATGTGGGTGCGGCAGATCAACCCAGCACAGAAGTGGGTCCGGTAATTGATGCCACTGCTCAAAGACGAATTAAAGAATACATTGAGAAAGGCAAACAAGAGGCAGAAATAGCCTTAGAAAGAGAAGCCCCCGAAAGCGGCTATTTTGTCGGTCCGACGATCTTTAAAAATGTCTCTTCTAATGCGGTGATTGCCCAAGAAGAAATATTTGGTCCAGTGGTAGCCGTAACCAAGGTGAAAAACTTTGATGAGGCGTTAGCGGTGGCTAATGGGACAGAATTTGCTCTAACGGGCGGTTTATATTCTCGTACACCCGAGCATATTAAACGCGCCTATGAAGAATTTGAAGTAGGGAACTTATATATTAACCGAGGGATAACCGGCGCAATTGTGGCTCGTCAACCCTTTGGCGGCTTTAAGTTATCCGGTGTCGGTTCTAAAGCCGGTGGTCCCGACTACCTCCTGCAATTCCTCGAACCCCGTCATATTTCCGAAAATATTCAACGTCAGGGTTTTGCACCTATAGAAGGCGCTGAGTAG
- a CDS encoding choice-of-anchor L domain-containing protein, whose protein sequence is MSITNLFDLGAIENPTTNDGDSLTSSNPTDIWQFELTSSPGGNSNISLTSGSSDLTLSLYDEFNNLIAQSTHNSTNLDSLSLAGLASGQYQLKVSDTKTVVEDIDYGFSINITHDPLAPELSINNVSVVEGDPNTPNAILTVTLSAAATTNITVDYALTPGTATPDSDYSNITGTLTFAPGETTKTIAVPILSDNLIESSETFSVNLSNPTNATIKNNSGTVTISDSNIIVNNTLESTSSTILPANIDNLILLGTSNIDGTGNANNNTLTGNGVDNTLSGEAGDDLLYGLGGNDTLMGGDGNDHLIGDGDSANNPQPDPNILTPNVNVFTGFNDTLTAFDLGKNILASNSGITITNAVYTGALNATSLFSSVNFGTTNTSSYVLGSGILLTTGDGQPPLSNTSSSYSTANAVAGDTDIEQIIQNVFPGAGTTYDATVLELSFTTPANSNSISLDVMFGSDEYPEWADTSFVDIAGIMVDGVNYGLFNQNSSQPLSILSQNVIDGNLTDNTAGILSIEYDGISSPLRVVAALNSGTTHTLKIAIADTGDQIYDSGLFVSNLKLTNQSNNNGVSLINNDDLYGGNGDDNLEGGIGDDLLDGGTGIDSLSGGTGNDIYIVDNSGDVVTETSTITNEIDTVKSSINYSLGDNLEDLILTGTSAINGTGNNLNNTLTGNTAANILDGGTGNDTLIGGAGNDTYIVDNTADVVIETSTLSTEIDTVQSSVTYSLGNNLEKLILSGTSAINGTGNALNNTITGNSANNILDGSTGADTLIGGGGNDLYIVDNTGDIVTETSTLAGEIDTVQSSITYTLKANVENLTLTGTSLINGTGNALNNIITGNSNNNTLTGNAGSDILIGGGGNDTLNLGLNDGVADIVRYTLGDGVDVINQFVKGSDKLAFIGINSLDVKVSGSDTQLRLGNNIAGDAGFGTGTLLATIKGVTGLTAAELGVGGSSLDASNNAQFLFT, encoded by the coding sequence ATGAGTATTACTAATCTTTTCGACCTAGGAGCCATCGAAAACCCAACCACCAATGATGGAGATTCTTTAACTTCCAGTAATCCAACCGATATTTGGCAGTTTGAATTAACCAGTTCTCCTGGCGGCAATAGTAATATTTCCCTAACTTCTGGGAGTAGTGATTTAACCCTTTCTCTGTACGATGAATTCAATAATTTAATTGCCCAGTCCACCCATAACTCCACCAATCTAGATAGCCTTTCTTTAGCAGGGTTGGCCTCTGGTCAATATCAATTAAAAGTTTCGGATACTAAAACCGTCGTAGAAGATATAGACTATGGATTTAGTATTAATATCACCCATGACCCCTTAGCCCCTGAACTTTCCATCAATAATGTCAGCGTTGTTGAAGGGGACCCTAATACACCCAATGCGATTCTAACCGTAACCTTATCGGCAGCCGCCACCACCAATATTACCGTTGACTATGCCCTAACCCCAGGAACAGCGACTCCAGACAGTGACTACAGCAACATTACCGGAACCCTCACCTTTGCCCCTGGAGAAACCACTAAAACCATAGCTGTTCCCATCCTCAGCGACAACTTAATCGAAAGCAGCGAAACCTTTAGCGTTAATCTCAGCAACCCAACCAACGCCACCATTAAAAACAACAGTGGAACTGTAACCATCAGCGATTCCAATATTATCGTCAACAACACCTTAGAATCCACCAGCAGCACCATCCTACCCGCCAACATCGATAATTTAATTCTCCTAGGAACCAGTAATATTGACGGTACAGGTAATGCCAACAATAATACTCTGACCGGCAACGGAGTCGATAATACCCTCAGTGGAGAAGCCGGAGATGATCTTCTTTACGGGTTAGGAGGCAATGATACCTTGATGGGTGGGGATGGCAATGACCACTTAATCGGAGATGGAGATAGCGCCAACAATCCTCAGCCAGACCCCAATATTTTGACCCCCAATGTCAATGTCTTTACCGGCTTTAACGATACTCTGACCGCTTTTGACTTAGGCAAGAACATTTTAGCCAGCAATAGCGGCATCACCATCACCAATGCAGTCTATACAGGAGCCTTAAACGCAACCTCTTTATTTAGTTCAGTTAACTTTGGCACCACTAACACTAGCTCTTATGTTTTGGGGTCTGGTATTTTATTAACCACAGGAGATGGTCAGCCGCCACTGAGTAACACCTCTTCTAGCTATAGCACCGCCAATGCTGTTGCCGGAGACACCGATATTGAGCAGATTATACAGAATGTCTTTCCGGGGGCAGGAACCACCTACGACGCAACCGTACTTGAACTTAGTTTTACTACCCCCGCTAATAGCAATAGCATCAGTTTAGATGTAATGTTTGGTTCCGATGAATACCCTGAATGGGCAGACACCTCCTTTGTCGATATTGCTGGCATCATGGTAGATGGGGTGAACTACGGTTTATTTAATCAAAATTCCTCTCAACCCCTGAGTATCCTCAGTCAAAATGTCATCGATGGTAATTTAACAGACAATACAGCCGGTATTTTATCCATCGAATATGACGGCATTTCTTCCCCGTTACGAGTAGTTGCCGCCCTAAATTCTGGCACAACACACACCCTAAAAATCGCCATCGCTGATACTGGAGATCAAATTTATGATTCAGGGCTATTTGTCTCTAACCTAAAATTGACTAATCAAAGCAATAATAATGGCGTATCTCTGATTAACAATGATGATTTATATGGCGGTAATGGAGATGATAATTTAGAGGGAGGCATTGGGGATGACCTTCTCGATGGTGGCACCGGCATTGATAGCTTAAGCGGTGGCACCGGTAATGATATTTATATAGTCGATAATAGCGGAGATGTAGTAACAGAAACCTCCACCATTACTAATGAAATTGATACCGTCAAGTCCTCTATTAACTATAGCTTGGGTGACAATCTCGAAGATTTAATTTTAACAGGAACTTCTGCGATTAATGGTACAGGTAATAACCTTAACAACACCCTTACCGGTAATACTGCCGCCAATATCCTCGACGGTGGAACCGGAAATGACACCCTCATCGGTGGGGCCGGAAATGACACTTATATAGTGGATAATACCGCAGATGTGGTAATAGAAACCTCGACCCTCAGCACGGAAATTGATACCGTTCAATCTTCTGTGACCTATTCATTAGGAAACAATTTAGAAAAACTCATTTTAAGCGGCACTTCTGCGATTAATGGTACAGGCAATGCACTAAATAATACCATTACAGGCAATAGTGCCAATAATATTCTGGATGGAAGTACAGGCGCTGATACTCTCATTGGCGGAGGGGGAAACGATCTTTATATAGTGGATAATACGGGAGATATTGTCACAGAAACTTCTACTCTGGCGGGTGAAATTGATACGGTTCAATCTTCTATTACTTATACCTTAAAAGCCAACGTAGAAAATCTGACCTTAACAGGAACATCACTGATTAATGGCACCGGTAACGCCCTTAATAATATCATTACTGGTAACAGTAACAACAACACCCTTACCGGTAATGCTGGCAGCGATATTTTAATCGGGGGAGGGGGTAATGATACGCTAAATCTCGGGCTTAATGATGGCGTAGCAGATATTGTTCGTTATACATTAGGAGACGGAGTAGATGTAATTAATCAATTTGTCAAAGGAAGCGATAAATTGGCTTTCATCGGCATTAATTCCCTTGATGTCAAAGTCTCTGGTTCAGATACCCAACTTCGCTTAGGAAATAATATTGCTGGCGATGCCGGTTTTGGTACAGGAACCCTATTAGCGACTATCAAAGGAGTGACGGGATTAACAGCCGCCGAATTAGGGGTAGGAGGTAGCAGTTTAGATGCCAGCAATAACGCTCAGTTTTTATTCACTTAA
- the uvrC gene encoding excinuclease ABC subunit UvrC, giving the protein MIPLIKDSEKLENRLKEIPLEPGVYFMRDKNGDILYIGKSKKLRSRVRSYFRNFPVLSPRLALMVQQVADIEFIVTDTEAEALALEANLIKQHQPYFNVLLKDDKKYPYVCITWSEDYPRIFITRKRRLDNEKDRYYGPYVDTGLLRYTLSIIKRIFPLRQRPKPLFKDRPCLNYDIGRCPGVCQLLISSQEYHKTVQQVAMIFQGRTGELIHTLQKQMEEAANGLNFEKAAVIRDQIKALESLFSEQKVALPDDTVSRDVIAGAADGQHCCIQLFQIRAGRLVGRLGFFVDIKQPDETVTQTDQGAILQRVLEEHYWLADPVEIPSEILLQYPLSDQESLKKWLSERKGKKVNLIVPQRQTKAELIEMVQRNAKYELERTQRHSDRNLKAMEDLAAILDLEAVPKRIEGYDISHIQGSNAVASQVVFIDGVAAKQHYRHYKIKNPEVKIGHSDDFASLAEVIRRRFRKYSQKTSPPTPFLQGEGSDLPDLIMIDGGKGQLSAVVEVLQELNLLSELRVVSLAKQREEIFLPGESEPLATDAEQPGVQLLRRVRDEAHRFAVSFHRQQRITHSRRSRLDEIPGLGFGRQKQLLAHFHSVDYIRQATVSQLMEVSGIGEQLAQEIYNYFHPA; this is encoded by the coding sequence ATGATACCGCTCATCAAAGACTCAGAAAAATTAGAAAATAGACTTAAAGAAATTCCCCTAGAACCTGGAGTCTATTTTATGCGAGATAAAAATGGGGATATTTTGTATATTGGAAAGTCAAAGAAATTACGGTCAAGGGTTCGTTCGTATTTCCGTAATTTCCCTGTTCTCAGTCCTCGGCTTGCCTTAATGGTGCAGCAAGTGGCAGATATAGAGTTTATCGTCACCGATACCGAAGCCGAAGCACTGGCTTTAGAAGCAAATTTAATTAAACAGCATCAACCCTACTTTAATGTACTGCTTAAAGATGATAAAAAATATCCCTATGTTTGTATTACTTGGTCAGAAGACTATCCCCGTATCTTTATTACTCGTAAACGCAGATTAGATAACGAGAAAGATAGATATTATGGGCCTTATGTTGATACGGGGTTACTGAGGTATACCCTTAGCATCATCAAACGGATCTTTCCCTTGCGCCAACGTCCTAAACCTCTGTTTAAAGACCGTCCTTGTTTAAACTATGATATTGGTCGTTGTCCTGGGGTTTGTCAACTGTTAATTTCTTCGCAAGAATATCATAAAACCGTTCAACAGGTGGCGATGATCTTTCAAGGACGAACTGGAGAGTTAATTCATACCCTTCAAAAGCAAATGGAAGAAGCCGCCAACGGGTTAAACTTTGAAAAAGCGGCTGTCATTCGGGACCAGATAAAAGCCTTGGAGTCTCTGTTTAGTGAGCAAAAAGTGGCTTTACCCGATGATACCGTGTCTAGAGATGTGATTGCCGGGGCGGCTGATGGTCAACATTGTTGTATTCAGTTATTCCAAATTCGCGCAGGTCGTTTAGTGGGAAGATTGGGGTTTTTTGTGGATATTAAGCAGCCAGACGAAACAGTCACACAAACCGATCAAGGCGCAATTTTACAGCGTGTGTTAGAAGAACATTATTGGTTAGCTGATCCGGTAGAAATTCCCAGTGAAATTCTCTTACAATATCCTTTATCCGATCAAGAAAGCTTAAAAAAATGGTTGAGTGAGAGAAAGGGAAAAAAAGTGAATCTGATCGTTCCTCAACGCCAAACTAAGGCAGAATTAATCGAGATGGTGCAACGAAATGCTAAGTATGAGTTAGAAAGAACTCAGCGCCATAGTGACCGTAATTTAAAGGCGATGGAAGATTTAGCGGCTATTCTCGACTTAGAAGCCGTACCGAAACGGATTGAAGGCTATGATATTTCTCATATCCAGGGATCAAATGCGGTTGCGTCTCAAGTGGTGTTTATTGATGGGGTGGCGGCTAAACAACATTATCGTCATTATAAGATTAAAAACCCCGAGGTGAAAATTGGTCATTCTGATGATTTTGCTAGTCTTGCAGAAGTGATTCGGCGGCGTTTTCGCAAATATAGTCAAAAAACCTCTCCCCCTACCCCTTTTCTACAAGGAGAGGGGAGTGATTTACCGGATTTGATTATGATTGATGGGGGAAAAGGACAACTCTCGGCGGTGGTAGAAGTGTTACAAGAGTTGAATTTGTTGTCGGAGTTGCGGGTGGTGAGTTTGGCGAAACAACGAGAAGAGATTTTTCTGCCTGGAGAGTCTGAACCTTTAGCGACGGATGCCGAACAACCCGGGGTACAGTTGTTGAGAAGGGTTAGGGATGAGGCGCACCGGTTTGCGGTGAGTTTCCATCGTCAACAACGGATCACTCATAGTCGGCGTTCTCGTTTGGATGAGATTCCGGGGTTGGGGTTTGGGCGCCAAAAGCAGTTATTAGCTCATTTTCATTCGGTGGATTATATTCGTCAAGCTACTGTTAGTCAGTTGATGGAGGTTTCCGGCATTGGGGAGCAATTGGCTCAGGAGATTTATAATTATTTTCATCCGGCTTAA